From Pedobacter aquae:
GATTAAACCGTTCCAATATTCTTCAACGGTATTACCAATCGGGGTAAGCGCACCTAGTCCTGTTACAACAACTCTCTTTAGCTCCATCTATTAGGTTAAGAGTTAAATTACTTTACATTTTTTTCCAAGTAAGCGATAGCCTGACCAACTGTACTGATGGTTTCAGCCTGATCGTCTGGGATAGCCACGTTGAACTCTTTTTCAAACTCCATGATTAATTCAACAGTGTCTAACGAGTCAGCACCAAGATCGTTTGTGAAAGATGCCTCCGGTGTTACCTCATTCTCGTCAACACCTAATTTTTCAACGATGATTGCTTTTACTCTTGAAGCGATATCAGACATAATACTCTATTTTAATGGTTAATTAATTCTGTGCAAAGAAAAATAAATTCTATTAAATATCAAACCTTTTTGTTTTTCCTCTAATTTTGACAAAAAGCAAGCCGATTTATTTAAGGTTTCCTCGGCTAAATTAAACTTTATTATATTGAATAAGAAATTTTTAAAGCTAGAACTTGATTTTGATTTTATCTTAATCTCAATAACGTCTCCGCTTAAGGACTATAGACTATGCTATCACATCAATAAAAACTTACAATTTGAGTTCGAGAAAATAGAAGATTTAGAGATAACTTATGCCGGGGCTGATACAAAGTATTATTCTCGTTACCTGTATCATGTGGATGAGTTTGCACCAGCATATTACCTTATTGCTAATAAAGGTTTAGGGGGATATTTGGTGCCAGAACTTAAAGAAACCGATTATTTTGTATTGATTAAAGAGTTTATTGATGAGGAAGATTTGAGTTTTTTTCTTGAAGGATTAAAGAAAATAGAAGATATTCAGGTGGCGGTAGAAGTGAATCCTAGGAAGCTAAAATCTAAGGAAAATCTTATTTTTTAACAGATGGATTTGAGTTCGTGTAAAAAATACACTACTTTTGAATTAGAATCTTTTTGTAGATTCATAAAATAATTAGACCAAAGACTCAGAATAAAATATATGAAACTATCATGATTTTGCCGATTATTTCTAGGGATATCATCTAAATCATGAGCGCTTCATCACTAATAAAAATTAAAAAAAGCAAATGAAAATTGTTCAAAAAAGGACCAAAATCGTAGCCACTTTAGGCCCGGCTACTTCAAATAAAGACGTTTTATTATCCTTAATAAAAGCCGGAGTTGATGTTTGTAGATTAAACTTCTCTCATGGTAAAGCAGAAGATCACCAAAAAGTGATTGATATCATCAGAGAAATCAATCAAAAATACAAAACCAATGTTGGTATCTTGGCAGATTTACAAGGTCCAAAAATTAGAATTGGCTTAGTAAAAGATGGCGGTATCAACCTGATTAACGGTACACAAATAAAAATTACTACTAACGAGTGTATTGGTGATGATAATCAAATTTACATCACTTATGAAACCTTCCCTCAGGATGTAAAAGCAGGAGAAATTATCTTATTAGATGATGGTAAACTGCAAATGCGTGTGGTAGAAACTAATAGAAAAGATACTGTTATTTGTGAAGTATTACACGGTGGTATATTAACCAGCAGAAAAGGTGTAAACCTTCCAAACACTAAAGTTTCTATCCCTTCTTTAACAGAAGAGGATTTGGTAAACCTTGATTTTGCTTTAGCAAATGATGTAGAGTGGATAGGTTTATCTTTCGTAAGAAAAGCAGAAGATATTATAGATTTAAAGCGTATCATTAGCAGAAGTGGTAAAACTTCTAGGGTTATTGCTAAAATAGAAAAGCCAGAAGCTATTGATAACATAGACGCTATTATTGAGGTTACAGATGGTGTAATGGTTGCCCGTGGAGATTTGGGTGTTGAAATGCCAATGGAGGAAGTTCCGGTTTTACAGAAAATGATTGCTCAGAAATGTAATAAAGCATCAAAACCTGTAATTGTAGCTACGCAGATGTTAGAGAGTATGATTACTACTCCGCGTCCTACCAGAGCTGAAGTGAATGATGTTGCAAACTCTGTGTTAGACGGTGCAGATGCAGTGATGTTGAGCGGTGAGACTTCTGTAGGTGAGTTTCCATTAATCGTTATTGAGACGATGAGCAAAATCATCAACCATGTTGAAAATACTTCTTATCCGTATTACAAAAACAAAGAATTAGACGAGAGCTGTCCAACTTATATGGCTGATGCGGTTTGTAGTTCTGCCGTATTTTTAGCAGATAAAACCAATGCAGAAGGTATTGTTGCGATGACATCTTCTGGATATACAGCTTTCCAAATCTGTAGTCACAGACCAAAAGCAGGTACTTATATTTTTACATCAAACCGTAATTTGTTAAATACCCTAAGTTTACTTTGGGGAGTAAGAGGTTTTTACTACGATAAGTTTGATAGTACAGACACCACCATTAGCGAGGTTAACAAAATCTTAAAAGCAGAGAAGTTAATTGAGTCTGGCGATATCATCATCAACACAGCGTCTATCCCGATTGAGAAAAAAGGAAAAACGAATATGATTAAAGTGAATGTTATTGATTAATAAATTAGCGTTTATATAAAGAGAAACCCAGCCGAAAAGCTGGGTTTTTTGTTTAAAATATTATGATTATTTTTAAACAGAAGCTAAAATAAGCTTCTAAAAGTGTATCTGATTTTAGAAATTGGAGTTATTTTTTTAATGAAAAAAAATAATTTTATAATTGTTTACTTTAAAAAGAAAAACATCATACTGCTGCTACTATTGTTAAACTAGATCCTTTTTAATAAAAATCTATCGTTTTATTAAGATAAAGATGATGAACTGTTATTTTCCAAAACTTAAAAAGCATATACTTTATGAAAAATCTAATTGCCTATTTCGCTGTGTTTTACACAATAATTTTGTCTAGTTGTGAGAAGTCTGATAACCTTAAAGACAATTGCTACCAAGCAAAAGTACTTAATAAATCTACTGGTTGCGGTGGGGTTATCCAAGTTATGAAAGGGAGTCCCAGTTTACCAAATTCTAAATGGATTGGGGACGAAGGTATAAAATATCAAAATTCTTATGCAGTCAGGAGTTTACCAAGTGATTATACTGTAGGCAAAATAATCTATTTGAAGGTTAACGATGTAATAAAAACACCTGACGACCAAATTTTACCAACAATTTGTGGTCCTTTGCCTGAATATTCACTAGATATAGATCTAGTTGATGCTAACTGCGTAATTATAGAAGATTCTGAGGCGCTTTGAAATAAATTATACTACTTTATCATCAACACAGCGTCTATCCCGATTGAGAAAAAAGGAAAAACGAATATGATTAAAGTGAATGTTATTGATTAATAACCGATAAAATAGAAAGAGGCTATTTCAAAAATTATATTTGAGATAGCCTCTTTTTTTATGTTAGTACGTTGTGATAGTTTTATCAAAATTTAAGCTAAAATCTTTTTTTTCTTCTGACTTAAGTTTAGACTAAGAAATTGCACTTGGTCTGATTTGAAATTCTTTGAAAAAGGCTCTTGAAAAGGATTGCGGGGTGTTATACCCATATTTCAAAGCGGCTTCAGTTATACTTATTCTATTTTCTTTGATATCATTAAATGCTCTTTGTAAAACTTGTTTACGATAAAATTTTATGATAGATACGTTAAATAGACTTTGAAAACCTGATGTAAGTTTAAATCTATTTATCCCATACTTTTTGCATAAGTTTTCTACAGAAATATCTTCTAAATCATAAGTGCTTAAATCGCTTTTAATTCCTTGAAGCTTCTTTATATCATCTGCAGAGAAGTATATTTCAGAATTATTTATACAAGAGATAGACTGGAAATAGTAAGCCATTAATTCGTAGGCTTTACACTCCAAATAAACTCTTCTAAAATTTTTAATAAGCCTACAATTTAAAATTTGTTTGATAATAAGGTTTACTTCATTGGTAATATCAAACAATTCGCCAGGTTGTTTACCAGAAAAGAATGCTTTTAAACAAGCTTCTTTTTCTTTTTTTTGAGTTTTATCAAAGAATTTATCTAAACATATATTAAAGGCTTCTTGATCGAATATTAGCGAAGCTACTTCAAAACGCTTTGATTTTTTATACTCTACTACGGATAGTTTACCATCTTCTTGAATAGCATAAATAAAAGATTGATTTTTTTTAAGGTTTACTTCTAAATTACCCTGTAGATGATGAGTTGAGTCTCCAGAAAGCATTAAACTGATTAAAATTTTATCCTGAAAATACTGACTGTATCTCATTTGATAAGTTTCTTCAGGTTTTCCAGCATAATAGGCTAATAAAACTCCAGAAGTTAATGGAATTAATGCAGTATGACTTTCGCCTAAAACAGGAGCCTTAAATTTGAGCATATCATCCTCACAATTTAATCTGGTTACCTCATCAAAAGGGTAATCTTTTAATTCTTCTATGAGTATTGGCGTTTCCATATTTAATTAAAATTTCCGGAAGGTTTTTGTTTTAAATATATAGGAAAATTTCAAAAAAATGCGTTTTGGATAAATCAAAATGCGTTTTGGGTAAACATTTCGACTGTGTGCGCTATAATTTTGAGCAAATCAAATTCAACTAAATATGAAAAAAATATTTACGCTATTTATCGTTTGCCTATCTTTTACCAAAATATCTGCACAAACCATTAGGTATGTAAAATCCGTTGCTTCTGGTACTGCCGATGGTAGCAGCTGGGTAAACGCCTCTTCAGATTTGCAAGCCATGATAGACCTCTCTATTGAAAATGATGAGATTTGGGTTGCTTCTGGTACATACCTACCAAGTAGTCTTATAGCGATAAGAGATGCTTCTGACTTTTCAAATCCAGCATCTAATGATAGAGATAAGACTTTTTTGATTAAAAAAAATATCAAACTTTATGGGGGATTTGCTGGTACAGAAACCGCCCTTTCTCAAAGAAATATTAGTAATAACGAAACCATACTGAGTGGAAATTTGGGTGATAACACAAGTGCTACAGATAATTCTTATCATGTGTTGTCTATAGTTACCCCAGTTGGGCAGAGTTTAAATAATTCTTTAGTTGTTGATGGATTTACCATCACAGGAGGTAATGCAAATTCAGGACTTGTTTATAATAATATTTATCCTAGATATTGGGGAGGCGCTTTATTTATTGCGGCTGATGATTTAAACCTTAATAATACACCTACCATAAACAATTGTAAATTTATAGATAATTTTTCAACAGCAGGAGGAGGAGCAATTGCAGTATTGGCCTTTAATCTCGGATCAGAATCAATAGAAATACAAAATTGTAGTTTTATAAATAATAGGTGTAATTACCAAGGCGGAGCACTTTTTTTCTATTATGATGGGGTAAATACTGGTGAATATAAGGCGAATATTTATAATAGCTATTTCGAAGGAAATTCAGTAAATAATTTTTTTCAAGGAGGTACAAATGGGGCAACTGGCGGAGCAATTTGTGGGTATAAATTGGGCGAATTAATTATTAACCGATGTATATTCAAAGATAATAGTACAACTGCTGGCTTTGCATCTACTGGTAATGGAAGTGCTGTAGGGTTATTGTTAGGAGCTAAATCTACCATCATTAATTCTTTGTTTTACGATAATGATAGAGCCGCTGTTTACAATAAAGAATCAGATTTGAACATTATTAACTCAACCTTATATAACACTAACGGGACATTAATTGAGGTTAACTCTGCTAAAAGTATCGCCCTAAATAATAGTATTATTTGGACAGATAATCCTATTCAAAATGCGATTACTAATGTGAATACAGCTCCTTTATCCTCAACTTTGAATAATAGTATTTTAAACAGTACCCATCAGCTGGCTTTTACAACAGCTCCTGTTAATTTAATCAATACAGCTCCACAATTTTTAAATATCAATACCAAAGATTTTAAGGTTGAACCAAACAGTAGCGCAGTTAATGCTGGTAATAATAGCTTGTATAATTTGGTGGCATTTGGTAATATAGATTTATTAGGAAATAACCGGGTTGATAATCAAATTGATATTGGGGCTTATGAGTCACAAGGGACATTGCCTGTTACCTTAGTAAATTTTACACTCAAAAAAGAGTTGAATAGTGTTTTATTGGCTTGGCAAACAGTATCTGAGATTGATGCTAAAACGTATATAATTTCACGTTCTAATGACGGGATAGCGTTTAAGGAATTAGTTAAAATCAATGCTAAAAATTTTCAACAAAATAATTACGTGTATGAAGATGATAAACCAAGTAACGGGATAAATTATTATCGATTAGAGCAGATAGATTTAAATGGCGAAATAAACCTTTTAGGGATAAAGTCTATAAGTTTTGAGTTGTTAACAACTGAAGTAAAAGTTTATCCAAACCCAACTACTAACGAGGTAATATTAAATTTTAATCAAGGAGATTATCAGGTTTTAAGACTTATTAGTAAAAGCGGGCAAATATTAGAAACCATAGCTGTATCGCCTATACAAAATGAAATGCGAGTTTCTTTGACCAAGTACGCTAGTGGAATATATTACCTAAGTTTACAAGGAAAGGGAGAGAATTTTTTTAGTAAAGTGCTAAAAGAGTAGCTTTTATAAGTGAACGTTATTGATTAATAAATTAGCGTTTATATAAAGAAAAACCCAGCCGAAAAGCTGGGTTTTTTTGTTTAAATATGACGTGAATCATGTATAAAGTACACTAAACGTTTTTCGTAATCATTTTTTGCGAATTTGCTAGAAAAAAAGAAAAATTTTAGTTTTCCACACTTGTAAACCTCTTGTTATCAGTGTTTTTCTTAGAAAAATATATCACAGGCAAAATTTATAAATCTGGCTGTGGAAAACTCAGAACTGATTATTTATAAGTAGAAATTAAATTTGATAAAAAACTCCTGTAGTTTTTTTAGCAAATAATCAGAATTAGAAAAATTAAAATATCAGTTATGGGAAAATCATCATCAAACAAGGCGGCTACGCCTACCGGAAAAGGGTTGAAATTTGATCGTTACTTTACAGTCGAAGGAAAAGATGTATATGATCTTTTTACGTATGATAAAAGGTCATCGGTAATCAGAAATCCTTCTGGAGACGCAGTTTTTGAAATGAATGATGTTGAAGTACCAAATACTTGGTCTCAAGTAGCAACTGATATCTTAGCTCAAAAATATTTTAGAAAAGCAGGTGTACCACAAGCAGATGGTTCTTTAGGATCAGAAAAAAGCATTAAGCAAGTGGCACATCGTATGGCAAATTGCTGGAAAGTTTGGGGAGAGCGTTATGGTTATTTCGCTTCTGCTAAAGATGCGCAAATATTTTATGATGAAATTGTTTACACCATTGTTGGGCAATTAGCTGCACCAAACTCGCCACAATGGTTTAATACCGGTTTACACAGTTCTTATGGTATTACAGGTGGTCCTCAAGGTCACTATTATGTAGATCCAAAAACAGAAAAATTAGAAAAATCAACCTCAGCTTATGAGCGCCCACAACCACATGCTTGTTTTATCTTATCTGTAGAAGATGATTTGGTAAACGAAGGTGGTATTATGGATTTATGGGTTCGTGAGGCTCGTATTTTCAAATACGGTTCTGGGGTAGGCACAAACTTTTCCAGAATTAGAGGCGAGAACGAAAAATTATCTGGTGGAGGTTACTCTTCTGGTTTAATGTCTTTCTTAAAAATAGGTGACAGAGCAGCTGGTGCTATAAAATCTGGTGGTACTACCAGAAGAGCGGCTAAAATGGTTTGTTTAGACCTAGACCATCCGGAAATTGAAGGCTTTGTTAACTGGAAAGTAGAAGAAGAGAAAAAAGTTGCTGCTTTAATAGCTGCGGGTTATTCTTCAGATTACGAAGGAGAGGCCTACAGAACCGTAGCAGGACAAAACTCTAACAACTCGGTACGTATTCCTAACGAGTTCTTTAGGACGCTTGAAAACGGCACTGGTTGGAATTTAACTGCTCGTTCTGATGGCAGGGTTATGAAAACCATTGATGCTAAGAAGTTATGGGATGATATCGCTTTTGCAGCTTGGGCTTGTGCAGACCCTGGTGTACAGTATGATACAACCATTAACGAATGGCATACTTGCCCTGCTGGTGGTCGTATCAATGCTTCTAACCCATGTTCAGAATACATGTTCTTAGATAATACTGCTTGTAACTTAGCATCTATCAACTTACGTCATTTCTTTGATTTAAAAACGTTAGTTTTTGATGTAAAAGGTTTTGAACATGCTTGCCGTATTTGGACAACAGTATTAGAAATTTCTGTATTGATGGCTCAGTTCCCTTCTAAAGAGGTAGCTCAATTATCATACGATTACAGAACTTTAGGATTGGGATATGCCAATTTAGGTTCTATGTTAATGGTTGCTGGTATCCCTTACGATAGCGATAAAGCAAGAGCATTGGGTGGTGCTATCACAGCAATTATGACGGGTACTGCTTATGCAACATCTGCAGAGATGGCCAAAGAGTTAGGTACTTTTAGCAGATATAAAGAAAATAAAGATAGCATGTTAAGAGTAATGCGTAACCACCGTTATGCAGCTTATAATGCTACAGATGCTTACGAAGGCTTAGAAATTGCGCCTCCAGGAATTGATCAAAAAGTATGTCCTGATTATTTATTATCAGCAGCTTGCAATGCTTGGGATAAAGCAGTAGAAATGGGCGAAAAATACGGTTACCGTAACGCACAAACTACGGTAATTGCACCAACCGGAACTATTGGTTTGGTTATGGATTGCGATACTACTGGTATTGAGCCTGATTTTGCATTAGTGAAATTCAAGAAATTATCTGGTGGTGGTTATTTCAAAATCATCAATCAGGCTGTTCCTGCGGCTTTAAGAAACTTAAAATATAGCGAAGCAGAAATTGAAGCTATTGTAAATTATGCTAAAGGTGCCGCTAGTATTAAAGGTGCGCCACATGTTAACCCTGATTCTTTAAAAGCAAAAGGATTTACAGAGAACGATTTAGAGAAATTAGATAAAGCTATCATCTCTGCTTTTGAAATTAGCTTTGCATTTAACGTTTGGACTTTAGGTGAGGATTGTTTACAACGCCTTGGCTTTAAAGCTGAGCAATATAATGCTCCTGATTTTAATGTGTTAAGATCTTTAGGCTTTAGCCGTCAACAAATTGCAGAGGCTAACGAATACATTTGCGGAACCATGACTATTGAAGGTGCGCCTTTCTTAAAAGAAGAGCATTACCCAGTGTTTGATTGCGCAAATAAAAATGGTGCTAAAGGCGTAAGATATATCCATGCACATGGTCATATTAAAATGATGGCTGCTGCACAACCTTTCTTATCTGGAGCAATTTCTAAGACAATCAATTTACCAAACGAAGCACAGGTAGACGAGATTAAAGATTGCTATGAGTTATCATGGGCATTAGGCTTAAAAGCAAATGCGCTTTACCGTGATGGTTGTAAACTATCTCAGCCGCTATCTACAAAATCTGATGCAAAAGATGATGATAAATTAGAGACTGTAGAAGAAGTTCTAGGCAAAGCCGCAGAATTAAAATTAAGCGATTTAACTCCAGAACAAGTATTAGAAGCAGCAAATGCCATCTTACAACGTTCTGAGGATACGAGCTTTATGAGACAATTGTCTAGAGTTGTACAGAAGAAAGTAATGCCTTCTAAGAGAAGAGGTTTTACCCAAAAAGCTAGTATAGATGGCCAAACCGTTTTCGTACGTACAGGCGAATATACTGATGGTACTTTAGGAGAAATCTTTGTGGATATGCACAAAGAGGGTGCAACTTTCCGTTCTTTGATGAACTGTTTTGCTATAGCCGTGTCAGTAGGTTTACAATACGGAGTACCTTTAGAAGAGTATGTAGAGAAATTCACTTTCACAAGATTTGAGCCTGCAGGTATGGTGAGTGGTCATGAGAACATTAAATCTGCAACATCAATTATTGATTACATGTTCAGAATGTTAGGTTATGAATATTTAAACCGTACAGATTTAGTTCATGTGATAACAGAGCAAAAAGCTGTAACAGGAAACCCACAATTAGAAGATACAGATGTAAATACTGATGCTACAAATGTTTATACGCCAGCACCAGTTCAAGAAACTTTTGCTTCAACAGCTAAGAAAGGTTTATCATTAGATATTTCTATGGGTGCACAATCTGATGCTCCTGCTTGCAGCAGCTGCGGACATACTACCATTAGATCTGGTACTTGCTACAAATGCTTAAATTGCGGAACTTCTATGGGATGTTCTTAGTTTAGAAATAAAATAAAATTTAAAAGCCCTGCAAATCATCATTTGTAGGGCTTTTTTATGTTTTAATAGGCTATTTAAGTTTTTAACTTGCACCAAAGGCCTAAAACCACCAGGCCTAAGAAAATCATAGCCAGTAGGATTCCGGTAAAACTCCCTTTTCTTTCTACTTCTTTTTCTAATGTTTTAGTTGTGCTTTTCTTTAACAATTCTTGTTCTTGCTGTTGGGCTTTAACCGTACTGCTTTGCTGTTGATGGCTTTGTTTTACTAAACTGTCTTTGCTGCTGCTTTTATAAACTTTTACTTTGATATAGCCCGGTTGCTGCTGCAAGCCACTATCTGGATGCCAATAAAAGAGTTCGTCCATTTCTAAGACCATACCTTCTTTCACTTGCTGGAGTGTGGCGTTTATCGTACTGCTTTTACTTTGCAGGCTATCTTTTAAAAATGTAGCCTGTTTGGTTTTTTCCAATGCGGTGATGAGCTGCTGATACCTGGACTTTTGACTCGAACAGGCTGTTAACAACAGTACCATCATAAAGGTGCTTAGCTGCTTCATCTTGTTTCCCTCCTTGCTGTCACCCAATCTGCCACTGCATATAAAGTACGTTTAAGCCTGCGCTTACGGTACACCCCATCACCTTCTCTGCTTCCGGCTTCATTGGTATTCCCTTCAACGGTGATGATGATACTCTCGCCCCAAGCATCTATAAAACCGCAATGGGCAATGCGTTTTTTGGAGGCGTACCAAATGCCAAAAACATCTCCTGCCTGTGGCTGTATCTCTTCTTGCTGCCAGCTATTTTTCCAGATGATACGCTCTTGAGGTAATAAAGCAGGGCTCCATGCGCTACGTGGATTGCTGATACCTGCTTTGCCCAAACACCAGCTTACAAAGGCGGCACACCAAGGATCACCTTTTTTATTACCGGTATAATGCAGATAGGTTTCTACCCGGTGGCCATCATTCCTATTACGCTGTTCACGTACTCCTACTTCCTGGTTATAAAGTGATTGGAGTAAGATCCGCCTCTCTTTTTCTGAATCCTTTTTTGGTAGTGACCCCTTTGCCGAAAGCTCAGTTAATGGGCTTTGCAGACCTAAAATATTGCTAGCAGGCAGCCGATAGCTGCTAATAATAGCAAGGCAAAAGATGCCCAGTACAATACGAATTGTTGCCATAAGCTTAATTGTTTAAAGTGTGGAACCATGTGTTGAAACGGAGGCAAGCCCAGTCTGTTCCAACTGCTATTGAGTAGTCGCCAGTTGAGCAGAAGGAGCAAGATAAATACTAAAAGTGCTATCAGGTGGAGATTCCGATGAAGTTGACCACCCTATTCCGATTTAACTTGACCAGTCATTCCGTTAGAAACTGACCAGTGTATTCCGCTGGAAACTGACCAGGTAAGGACGTTGAAAGATGCTGTAAGATCAAGCCTATTTTTGGGGGATTAACATCTCAGAAATGGCAAATACGACAATCAGCATGAATAAGATAAGACAAATCCTCAGGATGTCCCATCAGGGGCGCAGCATCATGTCCATTACGGTACAGAGCGGTTGTTCCCGTAATACGGTAAGGAAATACATTTCTGCCTTCAATCAGGGAGGCTTTAGCTTTGATGAGGTAAACGCCCTTAATGACAAAGAACTGGAAGACCTTTTTGGAAAGAGCAGGGAGCAGCCCCCTAGTTCTCGTATGCAAGCCCTTCAACGATGTTTCCCTGCTATGGACAAAGAACTCAAGCGTACAGGGGTAAACCGGCAAATGTTATGGGAGGCTTACCTGAAAGAATTCCCCCAAGGCTACCGTTACAGCCAGTTCTGTCTCTATTATAAGCAATGGAAGTCTCGTGTGAACCCGGTAATGCATATGGACCATAAGGCAGGCGATATGCTGTATGTTGATTTTGCCGGCCAGAAGCTGAGTTATGTAAATGAGGAAACCGGCGAAGTGATCCTAGTAGAGGTATTCGTCGCTATCCTTGGCGCCAGCCAGCTCACTTATGTAGAGGCGGTAGCAACCCAGCAGAAAGAGGACTTCATCATGGCCTGTGACCATGCCTTCCATTATATCGGAGGGGTGCCGGGAGCTATTGTGCCGGACAACCTGAAAGCGGCAGTGACCAAGAGCAGCCGTTATGAACCTCTGCTGAACGAGGCCTTTTCAGATTTTGCCGACCATTATGGCACCACAATATTGCCTGCCAGAGCCTATAAACCCCGCGATAAGGCTTTGGTAGAAGGAGCCGTCAAGATCATCTATTCCCGTGTCTATGCTCCTTTGAGGAAGATGGTTTTCCACTCCATCGAATCCTTGAATGCCGCAATAAAGATAAGCCTGGAAGAACATAACAACCAATTATTGAAAGGTCGTAACTACAGCCGGCGCCTACAGTTTGAAGAGATAGAACGGGGAGCCCTTTCTACCCTCCCTCTGATTCCCTACGAACTCAAAAAACAATGTTACGCTACGGTAATGAAGAACGGCCACGTCTGCCTAGGCATAGACAAACATTATTATAGTGTGCCATACCGCTTTATCGGGAAGAAGATAAAGCTGTTATATTCCAGATCCACAGTAGAGGCTTTCTTCCATTACGAGCGTATAGCGATACATAAACGTATCAAAAGCCCGTACAATTATAGCACCGACAAGGACCACATGGCCACCTCGCACAGGTTTGTGGCAGAATGGACACCGGAGAAGTTTCTGGGCTGGGCCTCCTCCATCCATGAGGATGTAAGGCTATATATCCTAAAAATACTGGAACGTAAACAACATCCCGAACAAGCTTATAAATCCTGTGTAGGAATACTCAGCTTTTCCAGAAAAGTAGGGAACGAGCGGCTTCAGATGGCCTGCAGAAGGGCGTTGGGCTATGGAATATACAACTATAAGACCATACAATCTATACTAGAAAACAAGATGGACAGCTATCAGGATAATCTTTTTGCGGATGAACTGCCCATGCCCAGCCATGAAAATATTAGGGGAGAAGATTATTATCAATAAACAAATAATATATGAACACCAACACTTTAGAAAAAATGAGGTCGATGAAATTCTTCGGCATGTTCCACGCTTTCAAAAGCAGCCTGGAGAGCGGGCAGACTGATGGTTATACTGGCGATGAGTTATTGGCCCACCTATTGGAAGCCGAATGGGATTACCGGCAGAACAGACGTATAGAACGACAGTTATTGTATGCCCGCTTCCGCTATAAAGCAACCATAGAGGAGATAAAGCACTATATAGAGCGAAATATCGACAGGAACCAGCTGATGCGCCTTGCCGAATGTAGCTTTATCGACCGCAATGAAAACCTGCTGATTACCGGAAGCACCGGTATCGGAAAGAGCTATGTGGCCTCAGCCATTGGACACCAGGCCTGCTTTTCAGGCTATAGAGTACTTTATGCAAGCACTCCTAAATTATTCGCTAAATTGAAGATGGCCAAGGCTGATGGATCCTATAGTAAGGAAATCCTTAAAATAGAAAGGCAACAGTTACTGATACTCGATGACTTTGGTATCCAGCCCTTTGATGCCCAAAACCGGGCAGCACTGATGGAAATCATTGAGGACAGGCATGGGAAATCCTCTATGATCATCACTTCCCAGCTTCCTGTCGGCAAATGGCATGAACTTATCGGTGAGAAAACCATTGCCGATGC
This genomic window contains:
- a CDS encoding vitamin B12-dependent ribonucleotide reductase, giving the protein MGKSSSNKAATPTGKGLKFDRYFTVEGKDVYDLFTYDKRSSVIRNPSGDAVFEMNDVEVPNTWSQVATDILAQKYFRKAGVPQADGSLGSEKSIKQVAHRMANCWKVWGERYGYFASAKDAQIFYDEIVYTIVGQLAAPNSPQWFNTGLHSSYGITGGPQGHYYVDPKTEKLEKSTSAYERPQPHACFILSVEDDLVNEGGIMDLWVREARIFKYGSGVGTNFSRIRGENEKLSGGGYSSGLMSFLKIGDRAAGAIKSGGTTRRAAKMVCLDLDHPEIEGFVNWKVEEEKKVAALIAAGYSSDYEGEAYRTVAGQNSNNSVRIPNEFFRTLENGTGWNLTARSDGRVMKTIDAKKLWDDIAFAAWACADPGVQYDTTINEWHTCPAGGRINASNPCSEYMFLDNTACNLASINLRHFFDLKTLVFDVKGFEHACRIWTTVLEISVLMAQFPSKEVAQLSYDYRTLGLGYANLGSMLMVAGIPYDSDKARALGGAITAIMTGTAYATSAEMAKELGTFSRYKENKDSMLRVMRNHRYAAYNATDAYEGLEIAPPGIDQKVCPDYLLSAACNAWDKAVEMGEKYGYRNAQTTVIAPTGTIGLVMDCDTTGIEPDFALVKFKKLSGGGYFKIINQAVPAALRNLKYSEAEIEAIVNYAKGAASIKGAPHVNPDSLKAKGFTENDLEKLDKAIISAFEISFAFNVWTLGEDCLQRLGFKAEQYNAPDFNVLRSLGFSRQQIAEANEYICGTMTIEGAPFLKEEHYPVFDCANKNGAKGVRYIHAHGHIKMMAAAQPFLSGAISKTINLPNEAQVDEIKDCYELSWALGLKANALYRDGCKLSQPLSTKSDAKDDDKLETVEEVLGKAAELKLSDLTPEQVLEAANAILQRSEDTSFMRQLSRVVQKKVMPSKRRGFTQKASIDGQTVFVRTGEYTDGTLGEIFVDMHKEGATFRSLMNCFAIAVSVGLQYGVPLEEYVEKFTFTRFEPAGMVSGHENIKSATSIIDYMFRMLGYEYLNRTDLVHVITEQKAVTGNPQLEDTDVNTDATNVYTPAPVQETFASTAKKGLSLDISMGAQSDAPACSSCGHTTIRSGTCYKCLNCGTSMGCS
- a CDS encoding CHAP domain-containing protein codes for the protein MATIRIVLGIFCLAIISSYRLPASNILGLQSPLTELSAKGSLPKKDSEKERRILLQSLYNQEVGVREQRNRNDGHRVETYLHYTGNKKGDPWCAAFVSWCLGKAGISNPRSAWSPALLPQERIIWKNSWQQEEIQPQAGDVFGIWYASKKRIAHCGFIDAWGESIIITVEGNTNEAGSREGDGVYRKRRLKRTLYAVADWVTARRETR
- the istA gene encoding IS21 family transposase, which produces MANTTISMNKIRQILRMSHQGRSIMSITVQSGCSRNTVRKYISAFNQGGFSFDEVNALNDKELEDLFGKSREQPPSSRMQALQRCFPAMDKELKRTGVNRQMLWEAYLKEFPQGYRYSQFCLYYKQWKSRVNPVMHMDHKAGDMLYVDFAGQKLSYVNEETGEVILVEVFVAILGASQLTYVEAVATQQKEDFIMACDHAFHYIGGVPGAIVPDNLKAAVTKSSRYEPLLNEAFSDFADHYGTTILPARAYKPRDKALVEGAVKIIYSRVYAPLRKMVFHSIESLNAAIKISLEEHNNQLLKGRNYSRRLQFEEIERGALSTLPLIPYELKKQCYATVMKNGHVCLGIDKHYYSVPYRFIGKKIKLLYSRSTVEAFFHYERIAIHKRIKSPYNYSTDKDHMATSHRFVAEWTPEKFLGWASSIHEDVRLYILKILERKQHPEQAYKSCVGILSFSRKVGNERLQMACRRALGYGIYNYKTIQSILENKMDSYQDNLFADELPMPSHENIRGEDYYQ
- the istB gene encoding IS21-like element helper ATPase IstB; amino-acid sequence: MNTNTLEKMRSMKFFGMFHAFKSSLESGQTDGYTGDELLAHLLEAEWDYRQNRRIERQLLYARFRYKATIEEIKHYIERNIDRNQLMRLAECSFIDRNENLLITGSTGIGKSYVASAIGHQACFSGYRVLYASTPKLFAKLKMAKADGSYSKEILKIERQQLLILDDFGIQPFDAQNRAALMEIIEDRHGKSSMIITSQLPVGKWHELIGEKTIADAILDRIVHDAHRMELQGESMRKKEIRNH